The DNA window GAAAATTATGAGCAGCAAATCCGCAATCAGCGCTCAGAGCTGAAACGACTGCAATCACAGATTAATCCTCATTTTTTATATAATTGCTTTTTTGTATTATGTCGTTTGATCAAGTCTGAGCATCAAAAAGATAAAGCATATCAATTTTGCATGCATATCGGCCAATATTTTCAATTTATTACCCGGAACGATGAGGATGAAATTCCATTTGAGCTTGAGGTGGAGCATTCCCGTACCTATGTTGATATGCAGTCCATTTGTTATGGTGACCGGATTCAAGTTAAATTTGACGGAGAGGTCCCGAAGGACATGGTTGTTCCAAGGCTTATTTTGCAGCCGATTATCGAGAATGCGTATAAGTATGCGCTGGGCAATATGCTCCCCAAAGGCGAGCTTTGGGTTCATACAGAGCGAAAGGGAAACGACTTCTCTTTGTATGTTGAAGATAATGGCAACAGTATAAGCGATGAGGAGATCGAACAACTCAAGCTGCGGCTGAAACAGTCTTCCAATCGTATCGAAGAAACGACCGGTCTTATTAACGTTCATCGCAGAATACAATTGCGTTACGGTGTAGATTGTGGCATTACGTTGTCACGTTCCATTCTAGGCGGACTGAAGGTAAGGATCAACCTGAACATAAGCTAGAGCTAGAGGAGGAAACAGCATGTACAGACTGCTTATCGTTGATGATCTTCCGATTATTGTTGATGGTCTTCTTGAACTTTTTGAGCAAACCGTTCATTTAGAGCTCGATGTCATGAAAGCTTATTCAGGAGAAGAGGCTCTGGGGGTGTTGCAGAATCACAGGATTGATATCGTGATTTCAGACATCAAGATGCCCGGGCTTGAAGGGATTGAATTGCTGCGGGAAATCAAATCACAGTGGCCTTCCTGCAAAGTCATCTTTTTAACGGGATATAATGAGTTTCATTATGCAAGGAGTGCCATTACATACGGTGGCTTCGAATACATTTTGAAGATAGAAAGCGATGAGAGAATTATCGAGTCTGTGGAACGCGCGATTAAGAAAATCGAGGAGGAACACGACCAGCAGCAGATGATCACAAAGGCGCAAACCAAAATGAGGTTGGCGTTGCCTTCGCTGCAAAAAGACTACATGTGGGGACTGTTCCAAGGCAAGCAGGAAACGGAGCGTCAATTGAAACAAGCATTTAAGGAAATTGATATTCCACTGGATGCGGGGATGCCGGTCTATTTGTTGCTTGGCAGGGTGGATGCTTGGAAAGAGATGTTTACGACACCGGACAAAGCACTGTTAACCTATGCGTTCCAAAATATTTGCGACGAGTATTTATCAGAGCATGTGAGGTGTTTTTCCGTTGTGTACGATTTGTCGAAAATCGTCTGGTTGATTCAACCTAAAAATAAAGAGCAATCGTTCACGGATTTAGACTCCTTGGAATGGGTCAAAGCTTATCGGTATGCAAGCGGTATGCTAGAAACGGTCCAGGGAACGTGCAAGAAATTGTTGAACTTGCCTGTTTCTTTTGTTCTTGGCAGCGAGCAGACGGCGTGGAGCAGTATTTCTGACCGATTTCACTCCATTAAATATTGTTTTGTATATGGTCATGGCTTGTCCAGCGAGGTCATTATGACGGATAAAGATATTCATGAGCATGATAGCCATGAGATGGGGAATCATCATGATTTTTTCTATCATACCCGAGTACAATTGCTTATGACTTGTCTGGAAAATAATCACCGGGAACAATTCTCCAAGCTATATGTCGAGTTGACGGCCATATGGGGTGATTCCCTGACTCCTTATGAGCGCAAAATAGAATTGTATCATTCTCTTTCTGCTGTGTTTCTGTCGCACATGAATAAAAATCGTGAGATTCGTGATTACATGAATACGCTGCTTGACTTGGATAAATTGTTTCAGCAAAGTGATTCGACTTCATGGTCGGATTTGACTCAATATTTTTGGCAAATGGCAGAGATTCTGTTCGATTGGAATGCTTCACATGGCATGCAATTGCCAGATGAAGTTATTACAAAAGTCCACCGGTATATCGAAGAACATATATCCAACGATATTTCATTAACTGCATTGGCGGATTATGT is part of the Paenibacillus segetis genome and encodes:
- a CDS encoding response regulator, whose product is MYRLLIVDDLPIIVDGLLELFEQTVHLELDVMKAYSGEEALGVLQNHRIDIVISDIKMPGLEGIELLREIKSQWPSCKVIFLTGYNEFHYARSAITYGGFEYILKIESDERIIESVERAIKKIEEEHDQQQMITKAQTKMRLALPSLQKDYMWGLFQGKQETERQLKQAFKEIDIPLDAGMPVYLLLGRVDAWKEMFTTPDKALLTYAFQNICDEYLSEHVRCFSVVYDLSKIVWLIQPKNKEQSFTDLDSLEWVKAYRYASGMLETVQGTCKKLLNLPVSFVLGSEQTAWSSISDRFHSIKYCFVYGHGLSSEVIMTDKDIHEHDSHEMGNHHDFFYHTRVQLLMTCLENNHREQFSKLYVELTAIWGDSLTPYERKIELYHSLSAVFLSHMNKNREIRDYMNTLLDLDKLFQQSDSTSWSDLTQYFWQMAEILFDWNASHGMQLPDEVITKVHRYIEEHISNDISLTALADYVGLNPSYLSRLYKQITGVGLSKYVNDYRNLLAKEMLLNTSMKVNEIAGVLGYNSALAFIRFFKKQNEKTPQEYRMLRS